Genomic DNA from Elgaria multicarinata webbii isolate HBS135686 ecotype San Diego chromosome 2, rElgMul1.1.pri, whole genome shotgun sequence:
ACCTCTGTCAACGGAAAGTGCCACTTGCCATCAGCCTGGCACTAACCTTCCCAGCAGCGGTGATGGCAGCCTATTATCTGCTATTGCAGACCTATGCGCTGCGTCTCGAGGCGATCCTCAATGCTATCCTGCTTCTCTTCTATGCAGTTGAGCTGTTGCTGGGTATCCTCACCCTGGCCGCCTTCTCCAGGTACTTTCCTTGGATATCTTTTGGGTATTTTAGGAAaatactttttgtgtgtgcattggaGTTGTGTTTTTAAAGACAGTGGCTGGCTTCCTTTCCCCATGATTCTGAGAAGCATTAGAAAAATCGATATTTCCAGTACTCACGTTCTAGGAGAGGCAGTGTTCCTCAAAATTATGCAAGGATTAGGTTATTTAGTATGTGGAACTAAGGAGAAAAGGCTGAGGCAATGAGTGACCAATGTTATGGTGCTGAGGAAGCAAGAGTAGAAAGGGACAGAGGACACTGCCTTATAAAATGCCAGATTGGCCACAGCTCTCCAAGTTTGAGACAGAGGTTTTGCTAACCCTTCCTGGGGTTGCCAatgatcaaacctgggaccttttgcatacaaagcaagcACTCTTGCCAGTGAGCTACAGCCTTTCTCCTTGAAGTAATGATGGGAATGTGAAACAGTCTGCAGTATCTAACACAGAGAATAAAGTCTAAAGACTTCCAAGCATTATGCCTAGCTTTGTTGTATGCATGCTGGGCTACTGTTTCTCTGTATGTTCTTCAAAATGGTATCTGCATACCTCTCTGGCACCAGATGAGTTTTCATATATTTGTTGTGGCTCTGGGTTTGTTTCCTCAAGCAGAGGGTTGGTAGAATTGAGATTCAGTTTCTTACTGCCTGCCTTGAGTAAGGTATTTGGGCTCACCATTGCTAATATCTTCACCATATATCTTTTATTTTCTGCAGTCTGGACTCATACTGAGAATCTGCCTGGGTGGAACTGTGTGCTCTTCACATacgagagagagaggctgcatgAACCCTCCATTTCCATAGCTGGGCTAAGATGAGGTTTGGGGTCCAGTTCTGTGGGCAAGCTGAAAGAAGATTCAGCCACACTCTTTGCTTCAGATACATTCACGTGGAGGGCCATCAGCAGTGTTTCCAATCATGAGCTAACAGGCCCAAAAATGCCCCAGCACATCCCCACCATCACCCTTGTATTCCTTCTAGAGGATGATGGTTGATCTTTTCCAGCATCGCAGCTTGGAAAGTTGACGCTTGCAAGTCAGAAAAATGTGGACCTAATCAGTAGATTTTGCCTGCAGCAGCTGTGTCCTTCAGATTCCACAGAGTGTTGCATTCTGACGTGGACTCAAGTCTCTAGCAATGTGTGCAGTGACTCTTGGTAGACCATCTTTGTCTGACCCTACCTAACTAGCTGTTACCTCCTAAGCCCTATCCCTGAAAGGGAGTGGGGATGAGGGCAGGAGGCCTTGTGCCCCTGCCCTGACACAGTGTTGTGGTTGTGTGTTTTGGAAATTTGTGATACTTGGTTTTCTACTGTATCCTtggaataaatatttatttttcaactaCTGTAGCCATGTGGAACTTCTAATTAGCTAGCAGTGCAGAAGACTGTAGTGCtttcagaaataagccctaccCAGCCTATGAAAGATGCATATATGCTAAGAAAGATAAAATCATCTAACTGCACAAAAGGATTCAGCAGGGAGCTCAAGGGCAAATTGGGCAGCAGTAGTAATAGGCGGCATTAAGTGATCCCACAGAGCAGAAGTTTATTGTTGGAGATAGCAGGGTTAGAAGCCCTCAGTAGTGGAACAGTGTCGCACTAGATGGGTCCGAAGCCCCAGCCCAGAACCTGCCTCCTTGTTCAGCCACAAAAAACTTGTTGTTGGATGCTCTGATTATAAGACAACTCGAGGATGCAAATTGGATGGTGAAATTACTGGGGTGGTCAGTGGTTAGCAGGACTTGCCCATCTTTTTCCAGGGTCCAATACTTGCTACCTGCAGGTTAAGCATCAGAGTTAGTGGAAGGAAATGAGAGGGTCAGGGAAGACAAGCCTAGCTTTTGGATTTCCCTGACTTTCAAGGTATTCACTGAATTAAAGGAATGTCAGATAATTAGGCTGTGCTACTCATGGTATGTGTTATTCCCAAATTATAATTTAGGTGGAAAAGGCCAGTGGAGCTGCATAAAAGAAGAGCATGGAAAGGAAGACCTGAACAGTAGTTTATCTTTAACTGGGCCTATGAGGCTAGTGTCCATGTGCCATGGAGCAAAACAAATAGGGGAGTAATTTGATTTAAAGGggaaatagtggtggtggtgctctCCTCTGCCTGATTTAGTCCTTGATGTCCTACAGCTATAAAGTAGAGTATCCTTTTCTAAAAACCCTTTAATGTTGGCTATGATTTATGTGAGTATGTCATGTCTCCCTTGTAACACAGATCTTCAGCGAATCCCCTTTTTTTTGTAAATGACTTTGTTCAGTCTAAGGTATACTAACCCACTTGGAAATTGTAGTAGCCTTCCTCAGTGAGCGACAGGCTGCTGGCAACATAGCTGACGCAGTTCCCTTCCAACCGCCTCAGGTCAGAGCACAGCCCCACATAGCCGGCGTCACTGTGCAGGACCAGCAGAGGCCTattcaccagcagcagcagaaaatctTCACTTTTACCTGCAGGTACAAGGGAAAACTCTTAGAAGGTTCAGCCAAGTCTACAGGAAAGAGTAAATCTGAGCCAGCTTTCAAGGAGAGCTCAGAAGTGTCTCACCAACCCTCCTTTTTTGCTCACAGGATAGAAGCATTTCTCCAGGGAAAGTCAGGAGattgagtgagaaagagatgttATCTCCCCACAAGGAGAAGCCAGAATGAGCACCCTAACAGGGTAGGTCACTGGGCATATATTACAATGACTCCCTATAGTCTTCATAgcacaattcaagatgctggttttggcCTGGAAAGCCTATAATGGCTTGGACTTTAGATACTATGGGTTAGATCTAGTAGTGCaattctgctgatggaacagCTTACGTCAGTGGAACCAAGAAGGGCTGATTCCCCCGTGTGTCCTTCTACTAGCACAGTGTCGGATTTAATGTTAAGAAATTGCCTCTTGCCCTGTTTTTCCTCATTATTTACTGCATTTGGTCCCTGCATTTGTATGCCTCTACATACAATAAGTAGGGGCAGCATCTTGAGCAGTGGGTGTTTCCAGTAGCTGTCCCACAAATCATATGACAAAAGCAATGTTAACCCTATTTCACGTGAAGGCTTCTGTGGGCAGGGTTATACCAACAGAGGGACAGAGCTTTAGTGTGCCTTAAATTTATTTCAGCTACACTCATTATGCTGCAAATTATGAACCACATTAGCTTTTCCAAAGGCTAAGGAAGAGACTGCTAGAAACCTAAACAAACAATGCTTGTCCCATCCCACAAGAGGAGTGTTCTGTGTCTTCTGCTTACTGGTGGCAAAGAAGAAGCCCCTGATTGTTGAGCTCATGAGATCTCTCCAAAGTCATGACCCagaaacagggccagccctaccatgagacaGTGTGTGGCAGATCATGGGGGATGGGGAGTGGCAGTGAGGTGCTGGAGGACGGAGTTGTAAGTGCACcccacagcctgccctgcaccccacaTGCTGGCCTGCTGGCCTCAAGTGCTGAAGAGGCAGCCAGCATTGAAGCATGATTCAACTACCGGTCTGGTTGGTTTCTGTACATGGACGGGGGGTCATGCACCATTTTCtccttcacctcagacagcaaacAACTTGGGCTGGCCCCACATGGGAAGGTCTTGGGGCTGCCTTTcatgttacatttttaaatccTGGGAACCCGGATGTGCCCATCTATAAACCTTTTGACATGATGGCTTTCAAGAGGGAAGTGAACCTTAGTTTCTTCTTAGTTTTACTAAGGCTGACAAACCCATTTCATATCCCCACAACTATCTAAAGTTAATTCACAGCTGGCAAGGGAAATTCAcagctcccccgccccccaacacaGTCATGCTTGCTTGTTCACACCAATGCCCTGTGCTTGTAAGAGAAGCTTTCTATCAACTTGTACCTGCTGCTTTGGGAATTGCCAGGAGCTGTCCATTGGGCCTCATGGACACATATTTGTCTGCTATGCGAAGCAACACCTTCTGGTCCTGATACAGGAGGTCAAACCATACATTCTTGTCCTGTTTGGTGCTGCTGATGATACAGTCATTAGGACCCTGTAAAAAGAGGGAACATATTAGCTAGAAAGGACTCCTACCTTGCCATGAATGGCAGAAACCTCCTGCTAGCATCCTAATCCTAAAGTATATGTTTAACTTTCAGTACTGGGTGTTTGGTCATGCATCAGGGCTCAGAAAATATACCATTGTGGTGGATGACACAACACAGAATATAACACTACATAAGCCACTCTAGAGGAGATACAACAGGCAGATGCTGCTCTGGTGGACAATAtccccaatgccaaggaggggaTTACTGGCACCACCAAGAATGGAAGATTGGACTGAAAATGCTGATTGCTCATTTCAAGCTGTGTTTGGGTGAACTGTGGCCCAACCTCCGACTGAAGCCAGGCAATGATTTTTAAGATAGTTGAAGCCAATACATTAGTGCCATTGTTTCCCATTTATTTGGTCCAGCTACCATCTctagataaacaggttttgaAGCACTACACTACAGACGGGTACAAAACCTCATTCAACCCAATGGCTGAACTCCATAGTGGGGAAGTTctcgggagctgcattccagtgctgggtgggactaaaggcaaaagaggcagggccaaaatacaaagaAAGTATCAGGATAtgttagcttaaagttcttgctgccagtaactaagcttcgGGAGGGCAGCCCTGGAGGACCAGATTCATCCTGTAAAACTGACCAAAAGCCTAATTTGTGTAAGTGTGGCCACCATGAGCAGCGATGCATCTCTCGGGCTGCCTTCAACTCTTACAGTGCAACTTTATacatatttgctcagaagtaagtccccacTTTGTTCAAGGAGGGTTACTCCCAGCTAAGTTCATACAGGACTGCAGACATTTAAAAAAGCTGTCCTCAAACAGCCCTTAGTAGTTATCTTTTTCTGAAGAAGTTGCTCAGGAAGTTGTGCTGCACTGTCCACACGCGTTTTATGTACAGAAACACAtttcccactttttctgcagcaaGGAGGATTGGGTATATCACCCCCTTGCTTTGCTTTCTAGACAGGAAGTATCTTCTCTTCTTTACAGCAAACAGAAGCATCCTGGGAAAAGGTTGAGagagcccttactaagattaacATAGAGAAACAATTCAGGAACTGGGGGGATTTACTGTTACCAGTTCCCTTCTTGCTGTATCAATCACACATTggtatcctgacttttttttcctgtttaagaaGATACACTCaaggcagctggctctcctctctCAGGATGGATTTTGGTGAACCACTGATGTGTTCTATTAGGACAACTTTGGCTGTTGCTTTGGACATGGAGACAGGTTTTGTGAATACTCCAGAATTACCACAGACAAGTGTTCAGATTGTAGTTCACCATCTCCTTGCTCACATAGAAATGGAATTCCAGGTGTCAGTGAGCACAATCTTGCCACTTACTGTATGCATCCAAGCATTCATGTGAACAGTCCTAAGGCTGATGTAAAGAAACAAACATCCTAGAACTGGGAAGAGCCATTTAGGCCaccgggtccaaccccctgctcagtggagGGATTCCGTTGAAAGTATCCCTGACCAATTACTGTCCAGTCTGAATACTTCCagtgatggagagcccaccaccttcccagGCATTTGGTTGCATTGTTTGACTGCtctgacatttttcctgatgttcaactgaaatctgctttcctgtaacttaagcccgttatttcatTTCCTATAGGCTTGGATAATAGAGAACAGGTTGTGGTTGTAGGGGCAActctttaggtacttgaaaagtgctatcatatcctTTCTCATTCTCCTCTTCTCACAGCTAAGCTCAGTTTTGATCTTTCCTTGTAAGACTTAGTATGCAGTctcctgatcatctttgttgcccttctctgaacttgttccaatttatctgaatccgTTTTAGAGTGTAGTGTCTAGTACTAAACACAGTATTCGAGGTGAGGTCTGGCCAGCTCAGAGTAGAATGGAACTATTACTACTTCCCGTGATTTAGAAATGATATTTCCATTaatgcaacctaaaattgcaaTTTAAATCTGTGGTTTTCTTCACGTAAGCCTGCCATCTTCAACCTGGTGCAaccccagatgtgttgaatggcaaaacacatctggggagggcaccaagttggggacggCTGACCTAGGCTGTTCCTCTGAATGGAGAATAGCAGTGTATGTGATTTGATCATGAGAACATGTCCTTAGTTCCGTGCCTAGcaacaaaaaaaggaagagaaggaattttGTCAATGTCTGCCCTGATCTCCTACTGAGTAAACACATGGTtaggagacccattgaaacggCTGATCCAGCCCCGTTTAAGCCGTTCTTTGCTACATGTTGACAGACTCACCAAGGACATGTATGTGCCACCGTGGCCACGGAAGCAAACTTTCTTTGTGGTGTCATCAAATAGCAGCTGGCAGATCTCCGTGTTGCCTACAGCCATGGCATTGGCGTAGAGGTCAGCACCTGCCAAGACAGCAAAGCAGCAAAATGTTCACGGTGGTTTCAGCCTAGGAAATGAAGTCCACCCCCACTGTTGCATGCGCCATTGCTGTCCCTTGCTGGCTGAAGTCAGATTTACCACCCAGTACTTGGGTGTACTGCAATAGAAAGGTGGTACATGGGAAATGGGAACAAGTGCTACAGACTCCGTTAGGAAGACCCCAATTGCCCTGTCTTTATGGCACTCGTTttaaagccagtgtggtttaaGTGGGCAAAATGTTAGAAATGAGCATGGATTCATAACTTCGTTGAGATCTGTACTCATCGTATAGCCTTGCATTATTCATTTGTTAGCCTTTGTTCCCCTAAcatgcagctcccagcatccaaTAGGGCCAGTACAGTGCAGCCATAGCCCAGCTCTTATGAGAGGTACGCAGAACACAGGGTATGGATGTGCGAGACCTCCACATGCTACTTTCACAAACTAACTGACCATGACTACCTGAAggctcattgatttgaatgggtcttctctaagtatgactaagtctggatccaacccaggctTGTTACTATAACTAGAAACTTGCAGCCTCATTAGAccaaatcaatatgtgaaattAATATGAAATTCTTGATTTTCATTACCCCCTTAGTATTGCTAGATGACTACAAAGGCCACAACTGGTAGAAAGTCCATCAGGATCTAGGCCTAGCAACCTTCTATACCCTTGACTCCCTGACCTCTGGTTTCCCAAACCCTCCCTTTCCAGTCCAAAAAAAGAGCATGTTCTCTCTTGGTGTGGTTTTGTTCTAACCTCACATTCTCCAACTCTATGACTCCAGCACTTGCCTCCATGAGCACTTGCTTTCCAGCTTACTGCCTACTTTGTCCCACTTCTGTTAGCCACCTTGTCTTTTGGCCAACCTCCTTTGCACTTCTGTCTCCCTTCCACCCCATTATAAAGGCTGTGCTTTTACTTCAGACACTTCCCTTTTTATCAGTTCCTTCTTAGTTCTATTCCATGTGCACTTTTCTTCACACATCCTTCCTTGGGATTCCTGCATCTCACTCCACTGCCTATTTTGCACTCAACTGCAGCTGTccttgtccctgggatcccagaACCTTAGCTTCCCTACCTTCTCAAACCCTGTCTTTAGCCTGTCTAACAGACTAGTCCTGTCTGAACTTCATTCCAGCCAAACTAACTACTTCCCCATCCTTTGTCTGGGCTGAATCTGCTCATTGCTTCCTGAGCAGGTGGAATGGCCATGAATattccatctcttctgaccagatCAGCAAATCAGTGCCAGAGGTGTCACCGCCGCACATGCAATACAAACCTAGATCAAGCTGCTTTCCCCGACTCACCTGGCCTGCAGCAGATGAACTTGTTAGTAGAAGAGGAGCGAATTGAGACCTGGGCAGGGCTGGATTCTACACTGAAGAGTTCATCCCGTCCTGGTTTGTCCATCTTTACTGTTTTCATGCCACCCTCTCGCCCAGTCAAGTACTTTCCCTCATCGTCCCGTAGAGCAATCAAGCCACCGCTCACCTCCAGGGAGTACAAAGTTTGTGGGGTGACATCTGGCACCAGTGAACCATTGGAAGCCAACATTTTGCCAGCTCCATTACTCAATCCATACTTCTTCACTGGAGACAAAGGCAGGAGAGGTAGTATGAGAGGTTGACTGGGCTTGAAGGGTCATTTCTGGAAAAAAGTCTTCAAAATTAATGCTTACAGAGAAGCATCATGGCCAACACTCCTTTCACTGCAGAATGACTGCAGAGGTTCACCCTGCAGTACCAAGCCACGTCCAGCATTCTAGTCCTGTTTGCCTGCGACCTTTCCCATTGTATTCCCCTAGCCCACAATCTCCTCAGTCCTTTTTAAGTTTGTGTAACAGATCTCTGTATCATTTGAATGTGTTGCTTGAATTTCGTGTGTCTTAATTTTATTCAGCTTTGGTGCTAACATCGCATCCATTTTCTTGTAGATCCTATTTTATGTAATTGTTGTCTTGGAGATTTACATATGTGGATTCTTGATatagctagaccaggggtggggaatgtgtggcactctaggtttttgtttttttttagcctacaactccaatcagctctggccagcatagccaatagtggggggggtgatgggagttgtagtccaacatcatctgggaGAGCCACTTGTTTCTCCACTTGAGCTAGACAATATGCCCCCAGTCTAGATACCATTGGATGCATCAAGGCACATGCAGCCTGAAGCGGgattgaaaatgtgcattcccaTCTGCATTGATTACAAACTGGAGCTGTATCAGATGCCTCTCACACCAATGTGGATTTCAGGTGACCCGTGGAGCAGAAATCCACAAAACGAATAAAAAGTGAGGTAAGGGAATTTGTACATGGAAGCCTCACTAGCTAGCATCCAACTTGGTTTTATCGGAAAGTTCTGCATATGATAATTAGCAGTAGCTCTCACAGTTACGCAAGCTAAATGAATGCTCTTCAAAATTGCAATAGGTGCCATCAACAGTGACTTTCGTGGGTAAACAGAATTTGAATTCACCTGGTATGTATGGGGAAAATTGCCTTCTGTCAGCATTGCCTTCTGACTCCAGACCTATTGAGGAGATGCAAACGACTCAAGCTTAACTTTTTCACACATTAGAAACAGAGGACTATTTTAGAAGGTGATTGGATGGGTGGCCTGACAGCTGTCTGGACAGAGTCTTGTAAATAAGGCGGCGTTGCGCAAACATTTTGAACATGAGACTCCCTCTTCGAACACCTTCGGCCTTCTCAAGCCATCCCATCCACTCACCTACTCCATCTGCGAATGCCCAGAGATCCTCATACACAAGTGTGAATCTGAGAGCGGGGTGATACGCAATGCATTTCTGTGGGATTTGGGAGTTTTGCAGGTGCTCCTCacatggtttttttttggtggcattcaaagatttatttatttatttattacatttttataccgcccaatagccgaagctctctgcaacCTGGTTtttatgaacataggaagctgccttatactgagtcagaccataggtccatctagcccggtattgtcgacactcagtggcagcggctctccagggtttcaggtgggattcctttcctcgccctacctggagaagctgaggatcgaacctgggaccttctgcatgcaaagcaggtgctctatcagactgagctacagctccttcTTGAGACATTGCCTAGCCTATTTGATTTCAAACTCAAAGAAAATGGGAGTTGTCTCTAAGCCAATTCTACCTATCTACCACATCATGCCCAGATTTCGTGAGTCATCCAATTAAGaatacaagaacataagagcatccatgctggatcagaccaagggcccatttagtccagcattctgttgtgtgtttgttttgtagcATATTGGATGATATTCGTACAATCCTTAACCACCACGCTGAAGCCCTGTGCGAGGGGAAAAGAGTAAAGTGGGGAAATGCCTCCACTCACCTCTGAAGTCATAGTAGACGGTGATGACTGACTCAGCTCCCCAAGGCAAGTCACGATCGCAACGCAGCAGCCCGGCTTTCTCGTCGCAGCGCACGTAACGCTTCCTGTTGGGGCTGTACATTGCAACATTGGGATGCACTGCCAGGTGAAGGGTCCATTTTTCGGTCTCAGTGGCAGCCTGGGCAAAGCAGGTGACATTCTCCTCTGCCCCTCCCAGGTAGCGCTTGGACTGCTCGTTCTGCAAAGAAACCt
This window encodes:
- the LOC134392567 gene encoding fascin-like — protein: MTVSLEFGLVNAANRYLTAEPFRFQVAVTGKQLKPRQVWVLQFVSPHGAGAAGPGEGAGQKLHLISALKRYLAADTNGKVTCDQDKPGPQTFFLLHQYPDGKVSLQNEQSKRYLGGAEENVTCFAQAATETEKWTLHLAVHPNVAMYSPNRKRYVRCDEKAGLLRCDRDLPWGAESVITVYYDFRGLESEGNADRRQFSPYIPVKKYGLSNGAGKMLASNGSLVPDVTPQTLYSLEVSGGLIALRDDEGKYLTGREGGMKTVKMDKPGRDELFSVESSPAQVSIRSSSTNKFICCRPGADLYANAMAVGNTEICQLLFDDTTKKVCFRGHGGTYMSLGPNDCIISSTKQDKNVWFDLLYQDQKVLLRIADKYVSMRPNGQLLAIPKAAGKSEDFLLLLVNRPLLVLHSDAGYVGLCSDLRRLEGNCVSYVASSLSLTEEGYYNFQVGSKYWTLEKDGQVLLTTDHPSNFTIQFASSSCLIIRASNNKFFVAEQGGRFWAGASDPSSATLFHY